The genomic DNA GGGGCGTGCCACGCAGCCAGTAGTGCCCGAAGAAAACGGGCTTTTCGTCCTGATAGTGCCAGGGGTCCAGATTATTTTTTTCGACGGGCTGGCCGCGCAGCTCGGGCAGGTCTTCGAGGTAATAATCGCGGTAGGTGGCGGTGGCGGGGTTTTGCCACCAGCGCACGCGCATCAGCTCGCGGCGGTGGCCGTCTTTATCAGCGAACGACAGGCCGCCGGGCAGCCGCACCTCGCGGCCCTTGAGCGTCACTTCCACCGCCTCGTACTCGGGGCTACCGCGCCGACTGGCTCGTAGCATAAAGTCGGGCGTGAGGCGCAGGCCAGGCAGCTCGCGGCGCAAATATTCCACGTGGCGCGGCTCCCAGCAGGCGTGCACCGCGCGCAGGCCGGGCAGCTCCAGCAGCAGGGGTAGGGTCTGAAACCAGGCCAGGTAGTCGAGCCACTCGCGGTACAGCTCGGGCGTGCTAAATTCCTGAATAGTAGCCCAATGCTGCTCCATGTGCCAGGGCCGGTGCGGCCGCAGGTAGCCGCCGGCCGGGTCTTTTTGCCAGAAAGCCAGCGCGTTATATTCGTGGTTGCTCAGGATGGCCAGCGCCGCGCCGCCCTCCACCATGCCACGCACCAGCTGCAAAGTTTCGCGGATTTTGGGGCTGCGGTCCACGTAGTCACCCAAAAAAATAACCTGCCTACCCCCGCGTGGCGCGGCACGCCGGCCGCGTCGGGCCGGTAATCCAAGTGGTGCAGCAAGGCCCGCAGCTCGTCAACGTGGCCGTGAATGTCGCCGATTATAGCGGATTCGCAAACAGTTAAGCCACTATCAGTTACTTGTCGTATTAGCGTTTATGAACCCGTACTCGCTTGATTTACGTACCCGGGTGGCGGCGGCCTGCCAGGAGCCGGGGGCCAAAAAAGCCGCCGTTGCCCGGCGCTTCGATGTGAGCCGCTCCTTTGTCAAAAGCCTGGTTCGCCAGCAGCAACAAACCGGCTCACTGGCCCCCAAACCGGCCAGTGGCGGCCGGGCCCGCTACCTCGATGCCGCCGCCCAAGCCTGGCTCGTGGCCTACGTGGCGCAACACCCCGATGCTACGCTGGCCGAGCTAAACCAGGCCTGGCAGGCCAGCGGGGGCCGCCCCGTGGGCCAAACCTGCCTCTGGCAAGTGCTGGACGAACACGAGCTGCGGCGAAAAAAAAGCCCCCACGCGGCTGAACGCGACACCGAGCGCGTACGCCAGGCCCGTCAGGACCATGTCGAACAGGTCTGCACCCGCCCCGATGTTGCCCGGTTCCATTTTCTGGATGAGACGGGCTTGCGGCTGGATTACGCCCGCACCCACGGCCGGGCGGTGGGTGGGCAACGCGTCCGGGGGGCCGTGCCGCTGCGTCGGGGCCGCTCCTACACCCTTATTGGTACGCTGTCCGTGCGCGGGCTTGGAGCCCTGCAATTGCTCCATCAGCCCCTCAACAAGCACAGTTTCGCCCTCTACGTAGGCCGGTGCCTGGCCCCCACCCTGCGCCGGGGCGATGTGCTAGTGCTCGACAACCTGCCCGTGCACCACCTCGCGGGCCTGCGCGAGTGGCTGGCCAAGCGGGGCGTGGACGTGGTCTTTCTGCCCCCGTACTCCCCCGATTTTTCCCCCATCGAGCAGGCCTGGAGCAAGCTCAAAACCAAGCTGCGCACCTGCGCCGCCCGTTCCTACGAGGCCCTAAAAGAAGCCGTACGTGAGGCCATCGACTGGATTAGTAGTCAGGACGCCCAAAACTGGTTTGACCATTGTGGCTACCACACCAAACCTGCCCAAAAAGCGGTTTAAGCGTTTGCGAATTCGCTATAGGTCATAATGCATTGGAAAACTACTATTTAAAATAATTTTTCCTGTAAAGCAGCATTTAATATGGAATTTAATAGCAACATTGTATTAGTTATGAAATTATTAAAACCAAGACTGCCTTCGATTGTACTTAATTCATCTACTTTGCCTATTTCTAAAAGGGTTTGATTCGCATTATGGCCTTTGTGAGCCATTGTAGAATTACGAACAAGATTAAAGTTCTTGGAGTACTTCTTGTCAAGTACCTTACGCTCCTCGACCACTAAGGCTAAATTACTCAGAAGACCTAATCTTGATAATAAGAATGTATCACTTATCAAGTCTCGTAACTTTGAGCCAGTGAGAAATTTACTGTCTTGCAACAGCTCATAGCACAGCATTGCGAGTTGTCGAGCGAAGAGATTCCTGGATTTAGCGCTATACAAGTCTTGTTTTTTTGTTGGCATGATAAAAATAATTTTGAATATATATATATAAATCAGTCTTATAAATTAGCAAAAACAATCCAAGATTACAAAGCTCTGCGAATTTGTTTTTGATATTTATATCGATAGGAACGGACACTCCAATTATATTTTGAATATCGATGATTTGCTTCTGAAGGGCACTTAGTGCTGCTAAATTGCTTTCACCATAAGGTAATTCAATTCCTAAGCGGCGCTTAATACTAGATAATATTTCCATAAACACTAATTATTTACTTTTCAAGTACGCTAGTTAAAGCTATGCCCTTTAGGGCAAGACTTTAGTTGCTACTCACTTTTGCCGGTCTTGTTCAGGCAAGGCTGTTTAATTTTTGATTGTCAGTTAGTTATTGCTATTTGCTCAATGACCGACGCCAGCGTTTAGCCAGCAGAATTTTATTCTAAAGCGACCCACTTTCAGTGGCTTCTTTCAGTCGGCTTTAGCCGAAACCGCCGAATTCCATTCGCTTTCAAACCTATGGACTTACAGTCCATAGTCGTTTAGTTCAGCCTCACCAGCGTGGCCCCATAGCCAAACTTCTCCTTCTGGGCTTCTTCAAAGAACTTGATGTCCTTGTTGCGGCTCAATTGGCGGTGGATTTCCTTGCGCAGCACGCCATTGCCGGTGCCGTGGATGAAGATGATTTCGTGCATATTGGTGGCCAGGGCACGGCTCAGCGCATCCTCAAACGCATCGAGCTGGAGGCGCAGCATGGCCGTGTTGCTGAGGTCGGCGGCGCCTTCGGGGCGCAGGGCTTCGAGGTGCAGGTCGAACTCGTGGGGCGGGGCCACCAGGGCGGCGGTCGGCCGGGGGGGGGTAGGGGCCAGCACGGCCGGCGTGGGCGCGGGCTTGTCGCCGCCCAGCGCCTGCTGGAGCTTGGTGGCCTGCTGGCTATCGAGCACGGGCGGGGGGGTAGCGGCAGTTTCGAGGGCGGCTTCGGCCTGGGCAAGCTTTTCGGGGGTGAGGGCCGGGGCGGGGCGCTCATCGAGCTGAAACAAATACGCCTCCTTGCCAATGACCGGCGCGGGCCGGCGGCTGGTGTAAAACGTGGTAGCCTTGAACGACTGGCGCTTGGTGAGCAGGTCGTAGGCTACGTCGCTGTTCAGCTTAAAATTTAATAGCTGAAACACTACGGCGGGCCACTGCTCGAAGTCCTTGAGGTGCAGGTGGGCGAGCGGGGCGCTGGCGGCCTTGGCCTGGAGCTGGCCGGTGGCCAGGGCGCGGTACTTGCCCGCGCGCTCCTCGCCGTAGGTGAAGACCACCTCGGCTTCGGTGTTATTGAGCAGGTGCAGGGCCAGCAGCTCGGGGGCCTGGTGCACCAGCGCCAGGTAGAGGCCCTTGGCGGCGGGCGGCGGCGGGGTTGGTGCTTGGTGCTTAGTGCCTGATGCTTGGGCTTGGGCGGAGGGGGTAGGGCCGGCTTGGGGCTGGCCGGGGGGGGTAGGGGCGGGGCGCGGGGCTTTGGGCTGGCCGCCCTGGGGCTTGTTCTTTTTGCTGCCGGTGGCGGGGCGGGCAAATTCCGGCGCGGCGCGGCGGAAAGCCTGGCCTTCTTCGGCGGCCACGGGCACGAGCTCGCGCAGCAGCACCGGAATGGTGAAATCGTTGTCGATGGCCACTTCCACGAGCTCGCTGTCGAGCACGCGGGTGATGATTCCTTCTTCGGTGCCCGTGAGCAGGCGTACTCTATCTCCTACGTTCATAATCTACGGCTTTTGGCGAATCGTACAAAGTACGCGTCGCCGCCGGGAAAGGTCGCTGCGGCGGGTGGCGCGGGCACTGGCGGGGCCCTGAGCCGAGGGTAAAACCGGCCCTGGGAGAGCGCAAACGTTTGGGGTGGCTATCCGAAAAAAACGAGGAATTTCACCTAAAATGTGCTCGCAGTGGTGGTATCTTAGCCAAACACTCGCAGAAGCGCGACGCTCGCGCTCGCTTTCGCAGCTTTCCCCACCCATTTTATGAAAAAACCTCGACTCCACGGGCAGTGGCTACTGGCCTTGCTAGTGCTGCTGGGCTGGGCCTCGGCGGCCCAGGCGCAGGTCACGGCCAGCCCGGCCGCCTTCACGGCCGATACGCCCGTGACCCTCACCTACGATGCCACCCAGGGCAACGCGGCCCTCAACAACTTCACGGGCGACGTCTACATCTATACCGGCGTGGTCACGACCGGCCCCACCGACATCGGCTGGACCTACGTCAAGAGCCCCACCTTCGGCCAGGCCGACCCGGCGGCGAAGATGACGCGCAGCCCTACCAACCCCAATCTCTACACCATCACCTTCACGCCCCGCACGTTTTACGGGGTGCCGAGCGGCACGCCCATCTACCGGCTGGGCATGATTTTCAAGGATGCGGCCGGTGCCACGGTGGGCCGCACCACCGCTGGCGGCGACATTTTTGTGAACGTGGCGCAGAACTCCTTCAACCTGCGCTTTGCCAGCCCCAGCGGCGCGGTGCCCTACTACTTCCCGCTGAACACGGCCACCAGCGTGACCGTGGCGACCAACTCGGCGGCTACGATTACGCTGTTTCTCAATGGCGTGCAGGTGGCGCAGCAGGCCAACACGACCAGCCTGACCGCGCCCATTACGCTGACCTCAGCGGCGGCGGGCACGCTCACGGCCACGGCCACCGATGGCACCACTACGGCTACCATTCAGGCGGCGGTGCAGAGCTACCCGGCCGTGACGGTGGCCGCGCTGCCGGCCGGCGCCAACGTCGATGGCATTACCTACCTCAACGGCGGCACGTCGGCCATTCTCACCCTCACGGCCCCGCGCAAGCAGTTCGTGTACGTGGTGGGCGATTTCAACAACTGGCAGCCCACGGCGGCCGGCTTCATGAACCGCACCACCGCCAGCAGCCCCGCTGCGCTCAGCGACCCGGCCTCGGCGGCCGACGCGGCCAGCGCCCGCTGGTGGGTGCAGGTTGACGGCCTCACGCCCGGCACCGAGTATGCCTACCAGTTTTTGGTAGATGGCCAGCTGCGCGTGGCCGACTCGTACTGCGCCAAAATTCTGGACCCCGCCAATGACAAGGCCATTCCGGCCAGCACCTACCCCGGCCTGGTGGCCGCCTACCCCACCGGCAAGGCCACGGGCATCGTGTCGGTGCTGCAGCCCGGCAAAGCTGCCTACCCCTGGACGGCCACCAACTTCCAGCGCCCGACCCGCCCCAACATGGTGGTGTATGAGCTGCTGGTGCGCGACTTCGTGGCCGCCCACAATTACCAGACCCTGCGCGACACGCTCAACTATATTCAGCGCCTCGGGGCCAACGTGATTGAGCTGATGCCGATTAACGAGTTTGATAACAACGATAGCTGGGGCTATAACCCGAGCTTCTACTTCGCGCCCGACAAATACTACGGCACCCAGGACGCGCTGAAAGCCTTCATCGACGAGTGCCACCGCCGCGGCATCGCGGTGGTGCTGGATATGGTGCTCAACCATTCGACCGGCAACAGCCCGATGGTGCAGCTCTACGGCAATATTTCGAGCGGTCCCACGGCCGATAATCCCTGGTTCAATACCGTGGCCCCGCACCCGTACAGCGTTTATAACGACCTCAACCACGAGAGCCCCTACACCCGGCTCTTTACCAAGAACGTCATCAAGTTCTGGCTGCAGGAGTACCACGTCGATGGCTACCGCTTCGACCTGGCCGGCGGCTTTAGCCAGGTGCCCAAAACGACCGACAACTACGGCAACTACGACCAGTCGCGCGTCAACATCTGGGAAGATTATTACAACTACCAGATGAGCGTGGACAATACCTCCTACCCCATCCTGGAGCACTTTCCCAACGGCGTGAGCAGCACCAACCCCACCGACGAGGGCAAGGTGCTGAGCGACTACGGCCTGATGCTCTGGAGCAACCTGAACCCCAACTACACCCAGGCCGCGATGGGCTACAGCTCGGGCTGGGACCTGAGCTACGGCTACTACGGCGGCCAGGGGGGGAGGGGCTGGAGCGCGCCCAACGCCATCGGCTACATGGAAAGCCACGACGAGGAGCGGATGCAGTTTAAAAACACGGCCTATGGCAATGCCAGCGGCAGCTACAACGTGAAGGACCTGGCCACGGGCCTCAAGCGCGATGAGCTGGCGGCGACGCTCTTCTTTACCCAGCCCGGCCCGCGCCTGGTGTGGCAGTTTGGCGAAGTGGGCTATGATTACAGCATCAACACCTGCTCGGACGGCACCACCATTACCACCGACTGCCGCACCGCGGCCAAGCCCATTCGCTGGAACTACTACCAGGATGCCAACCGCCGCCACCTCTACGACACCTACCGCGCCCTCATTGCCCTAAAAAAGCAGCCGGTATTTACCGCGCCCACCGCCTACACCCAAAACCTGGGCGGCGCCGTGAAGACCATCAGCCTCACGAGTACGGACCTGAGCGTGGTGTCGTTTGGCAACTTCGATGTGGTGGCTAACACGGCTACCATCACCTTCCCGGCCACCGGCACCTGGTATAACTACCTCGACGGCACGCAGTTGAGCGTCGCGAACCCTGGCACGGTCCTCACGCTGCAGCCCGGCCAGTACGCCGTGTACACGAGCCGCAAGCTCACGGCCCCCACCGGCTCCACCCTGGCCACCAAGTCGCCGGAAACCGCCGTGTTCCAGCTCAGCGTGGCCCCCAACCCGGCCGCTGGCACCACCACCCTGGCCTACGCGCTGCCCACGGCGGCCACCACCACCATTGTGGTGCAAAACCTGCTGGGCCAGACCATCCGGCAGCTGCCTGCCGCCCGCCAGGCCGCCGGCCCGCAAACCCAGGCGCTGCCGCTGCAAGGCCTGGCCCCCGGCGTGTACCTGGTGCGCCTGCAAGCCGATGGCCAGACCCAGACGGCCCGCCTGCTGGTGCAGTAAATAAGTTGAAAAGAGGGGGGGTAGGAAATACGCGCCACGTTTTCCTACCCCTCCCCTCTGCGTGGTGAGCTGTTAGCTGGTTGAATTTTACCTTTCCTTTTGACTAATAGCTTATTGCAGACAAAAAAGCGTTGATTTGATTTCGCCTGCCTACCTCCTGAACCAGGCCGGGAGGTCGTCTCGGATTCACTTATTCGAAAAAAAACACTCGCAGCGGGAACCCTTTGAAAATAGTGTGAAAATAAGTTGACCTTTTCACTCATTTAACAGAATCTTTTTAATATATTTACCACGTAAAATGATGCTTGCCAAGCAGGTTAGGCGTCGCTTGTATTTCCACTTTATTTCCACTCATTTTTTCACCATCATGAAAAAAATCTTTACCCTTGCCGCAGCCGGTGTTTTAGCGGCTGCTTCTCTGAGCGCCCAGGCGCAAGTAACCGTTGACGGCGTGCTGAACACGGCCGAAATTGGCGGCACCGGCGGCTACGTGCTCATCGGTAAGTTTACGATGGCCCGCGGCTTCGGCAATGCTGGCCTGCTGAGCTTGTACGCGGCCACGACGGCCACTAAGGTTACCTTCTTTTTAGGCGGCACGGTGGAGCCTAACGGCAACACGGACCCCACGAAGAACCCGAACGGCAACGCGTTCCAGCTCTACTTCAAAACGCCGGCGGGCGCGGGAGTGCCGATGGGCACCGCCTTGCCCAAAGGAGCGGTAGGCACTTCTTTTGAAAATATGGGGGCCAAGATGGACATGCCCGTAAACCTGGCGCTGGCCATGCACAGCACGGCGTCGGTGCTGCCCGCCAACTCCACTTACGTATTGGAAGGGATTTCCTATACCAACGCTACTACCGCTACTACTGGCGTTATCGCCACCGGTGTTAAGGGCGACGGCACGGTAAGCACCGTTACCAGCGCGACCATTCCGGCGCTGGTAGGGGCACGGCTGGCCTATAAGAATACTACGAATAGCGGGGTAGACATGAACCCCGGCAACACTACCCCCAACACGGGTGCGAGCTACGGCGCGGCGGGTAGCTACGGCATGGAGGTGGAGATGGACCGCGCGGCTACCGGCCTGGTCGGCACGGCCGTGCTCCAGGTTTTCGCGCTTCAGAACAGTGGGGATGGCGGCTACCTCTCCAGCGATTACATCCCGCAAAATACTGGCCCGCTGCCTGCCGGTGGCACCTTCAGCGCCACCAACGGCAACCTGCAAGGCAATCCTGACTTCGCGCTGGTGCCCGGCACGCAGGCCGCCACCCTCAACCTGTCGGCCACGAGCGTGACCCTGGGCGCGAAGGCCGCCGCCGCCGCCGCCGTGGGCCTGAGCGTCTATCCCAACCCGGTGCAGGGCGCTTCCACCGTTACCTACCAAGTGACGGAGCGCGCTGCCAACGTCAACATCGTCCTCACCGACCTGCTGGGCCGCACGGTGCGCACCGTCGAAAGCGGCCTGAAGCCCGTGGGCACCCAGACTGCCGCCGTGGATGCCTCGGCCCTGGCCGCCGGCACCTACCTCATGCGCGTGCAGGTGGGCGACAACGTTTCGACCAGCAAGGTATCGGTATTGTAAACTGCCTGCTAAGTAGTTAACTAAAAATCCCCGCTGCGCAGGCAGCGGGGATTTTTTGCGTTTGGGCCCAATGAGGGGGGTAGGGATTTTCGGGGCCCTACCCTCTGCTTATAGCTTCACGAGGCGCTGAGTGCTGGTGTAGCCGTCGTGGCTGAGCCGCACCAGGTACACGCCGGCGGGCAGGCCGTTGAGGGTGCCCAGTGGGAGGCGGTGCGGGCCGGCCGGGGCACTGGGCAGCATAGCCAGCGGGCGCACCAGCTGCCCGGTGAGCGAATACAGGGCCACGGCCACCGCCGCCGGCTGGTCGAGCACGTAGCTGATGGTGAGGCTGCCCGTGGTGGGGTTGGGGTAGAGCTGCGGCGCAACCGCGGCCGCGCTGGCGGGGGTAGTGGCCAGGGCGGTGCCGGGCACCAGCTCCACCTCGTCGAGGCTACAATAGTTGCCGGCAGCCGCCACCGAGCGCAGGCCGATTTCGCACTGGCCATTGGCCACCACGATACCCGGTATCTGTATCTGCGTCCAGGTGCCCACGGTGGGCAGCGTCAGGCTCTGCGCGGCGGCCGCGCCGCTGGCCTGGGCGTAGAGCTGGCAGGTGGTCTGGCCGCCGCCGTTCTGCACCCAGGCGCGCAGGGTGTAGGTGCCATTAGGCAGGTTGCTGATAGTCTGGGAAGTAGTGACCTGGTAGGCCGTGGCCTTGTAGTGCGTGAGGCGAAACTGGCTGGCATGTCCGCCCGTTTCGGTGTAGTCAGCGTCGGCGTCGCCGGTGGCCGAAGCGGTGGCCCAGCCCAGCGGGTTCTGGGTAGCGGCCGAATACTCAAAGCCAGGGTTATACACCAGCGGGGGGGTAGGCGGGGGCAAAAAGCCATCCATGCCCACGGTGGCGTGGCCGTCGGTGCCCCAGGCACCCAGTGCGTAGCTCTGCCAGTTATAAGCCTCAGGCTCCCAGTATAATACACCCAGGCCCGCACTGTTGGGCACGGCCTGGGTTTTGGCGATGAGGTCGAAGAGAAACTCGCGCGTGGCGATGGGCAGGTAGGCGGGCATGCCGGCTTCCACCACCATCACCTGCTTGCCGGCGTAGCGGCTCACCAGGTCATTCATGTTGGCCTGCGTTTGGGCGGTGTAGGTGGGCCAGGTAGCCGCGTCGGGGTAGAGGGAAAGGCCCATCACGTCCCAGCGCGCGCCGGCCGCCTGCAAGCCGTCGAAAATGTAGCGAAATGTGCCGTTGCTGTAGCCGTTGGCGATGTGCATCACAACCTTGGTAGTTGGGCTCACCGCCTTAACGGCCGCGTAGCCCTGGTCCACGAATGCCGCGAAGTTGCCGAAGCCATTGACCGTGATGCGTCCTTCGGGCCACAGCATGCCGTCGTTGGTTTCGTTGCCCACCTGCACCCACTCGGGCGTGATGCCGTTGTTTTTGAGGGTAGTAAGTACCGCCGTCGTGTGGTCATACACGGCCTGCTTGAGCTGGTCCACGGTGTAGCTCTGCCAGGCGGCGGGCTTGGTCTGCTTGCCGGGGTCGGCAAAGCCATCGCTGTAGTGAAAGTCGATGAGCAGCCGGTAGCCCAGGGCCTGCGCGCGCTGGGCCTTGGCCAGCACGTTGGCGGGGCCGCAGTAGCCGCCGGGCGGGTTCACCCACACCCGTAGCCGAATGGCATTCAGCCCATAGTCACTCTTGAGCAGCCCAAACAGGTCCTGCTGCGCCCCGGCTTTGTTATAAAATTTGTAGTTGTTGGCCTCCATTTCCGTCACCCAGCTAATGTCGGCGCCCTTGGCGAAGGCCGTAGGGGTTTGGGCCGCCGCCGGCCGCCAAAAGGTACTAAGCGACAGTAGAACAATGAGTAAGCGAGTAGAAGTAGCCATCGGGAAGGGAGGGGTAGGGCCGCGCCACGGCGCGTTGCTACAAAAAAAAGGCAAGGGGCTGCGTAACAGCAGTAAATTAATCCAGCGCCACCAGCTCTGCTTACGCCCGCGGCGGCTCGGTGAGGCCGGTCGAGCGCCACGGGCAGCACCGAGCCGCGCCGACCCGGCCGGGCTATCCAAGAGGGGGTAGGAAAACCGGGGCCGGATGCCGGGCGCTCCCCGGCGCGGAATAACACGCAAAAAAGCCCGTCAGGCTGAGCCACGCTCAGCCTGACGGGCCGCTTATCACAAAAAAACCGGGGCCCTACCCCTCGTGAAAGCTCACCAGGTCGTCGATGGGCGAACGCACAATCTTGCCCACCTGCATGCCGTGGCCGTTGGCCACCTGCGTGAGCGCGTCGCGGAAATTATACGCTACCGACCCGATGCAATTAAAGCTCAGGTCCCGATAGCCAGGGTAGTGCACGACAATGTTTTGGAAGAATGCCTCGAACGCCTCCACCACAATCTGGCGGCAGTAGCTCACGTTGTTGTGGTCGTAGGCAAACTTGGCGAAGCTGGCCAGGAAGCGGTTGGGCAGCGGCTGGTTATAGAGCCGGTCGATGATATCGTTGCGGTTGCCGAGCTGATATTCCTGTTTCAGGGCTTCCTGCAAGCCGTCGGGCAGCAGGTTGCGCAGGTAGTCGCGCAGCAGGCGCTTGCCCAGAAACGAGCCGCTGCCCTCATCACCCAGAAAATAGCCCAGCGAATCCACGTTGTGCGTAATTTTCTCGCCATCATAGATGCACGAGTTGGTGCCCGTGCCCAGAATGGCCGCGAAGCCCGGCGCGTGGCCCAGCAAGGCGCGGGCAGCGGCCAGCAGGTCTTCGGTCACCTCCACCTTGTTGGCACCGGTAAAAACCTGGCGCATGGCGGCGGCAATCACCTCGGCCTTGGCCGGGCTCGACACGCCCGCGCCGTAGAAGTAGATTTCGCGGGCCTCGGCGCGGGGCAGCGTATCGGGCAGGTTTTTTTCGAGCGAAGCCACGATGAAGGCCGTGTCCACAAAGTCAGGATTGTAGCCTTCCGTGTTGAAATACACGCGCTGGCCCGTATCAAAAAGCTGGCACCAATTGGTTTTGGTCGAGCCACCGTCGGCAATGAGAATCATGGGCAATGAGGTAATGGGTAGTAGGTAATGGGTAATTCGTTCGTAAAGAAAGGGCCGGTTAATCGTTCTTGCTTCCAAGCGTGAGAAGCAGGCAGCTGCTTGTCTTTATAAGCAGCGCTGGCATTAC from Hymenobacter psoromatis includes the following:
- a CDS encoding N-acetylglucosamine kinase, translating into MILIADGGSTKTNWCQLFDTGQRVYFNTEGYNPDFVDTAFIVASLEKNLPDTLPRAEAREIYFYGAGVSSPAKAEVIAAAMRQVFTGANKVEVTEDLLAAARALLGHAPGFAAILGTGTNSCIYDGEKITHNVDSLGYFLGDEGSGSFLGKRLLRDYLRNLLPDGLQEALKQEYQLGNRNDIIDRLYNQPLPNRFLASFAKFAYDHNNVSYCRQIVVEAFEAFFQNIVVHYPGYRDLSFNCIGSVAYNFRDALTQVANGHGMQVGKIVRSPIDDLVSFHEG
- a CDS encoding 1,4-alpha-glucan-branching protein; this translates as MKKPRLHGQWLLALLVLLGWASAAQAQVTASPAAFTADTPVTLTYDATQGNAALNNFTGDVYIYTGVVTTGPTDIGWTYVKSPTFGQADPAAKMTRSPTNPNLYTITFTPRTFYGVPSGTPIYRLGMIFKDAAGATVGRTTAGGDIFVNVAQNSFNLRFASPSGAVPYYFPLNTATSVTVATNSAATITLFLNGVQVAQQANTTSLTAPITLTSAAAGTLTATATDGTTTATIQAAVQSYPAVTVAALPAGANVDGITYLNGGTSAILTLTAPRKQFVYVVGDFNNWQPTAAGFMNRTTASSPAALSDPASAADAASARWWVQVDGLTPGTEYAYQFLVDGQLRVADSYCAKILDPANDKAIPASTYPGLVAAYPTGKATGIVSVLQPGKAAYPWTATNFQRPTRPNMVVYELLVRDFVAAHNYQTLRDTLNYIQRLGANVIELMPINEFDNNDSWGYNPSFYFAPDKYYGTQDALKAFIDECHRRGIAVVLDMVLNHSTGNSPMVQLYGNISSGPTADNPWFNTVAPHPYSVYNDLNHESPYTRLFTKNVIKFWLQEYHVDGYRFDLAGGFSQVPKTTDNYGNYDQSRVNIWEDYYNYQMSVDNTSYPILEHFPNGVSSTNPTDEGKVLSDYGLMLWSNLNPNYTQAAMGYSSGWDLSYGYYGGQGGRGWSAPNAIGYMESHDEERMQFKNTAYGNASGSYNVKDLATGLKRDELAATLFFTQPGPRLVWQFGEVGYDYSINTCSDGTTITTDCRTAAKPIRWNYYQDANRRHLYDTYRALIALKKQPVFTAPTAYTQNLGGAVKTISLTSTDLSVVSFGNFDVVANTATITFPATGTWYNYLDGTQLSVANPGTVLTLQPGQYAVYTSRKLTAPTGSTLATKSPETAVFQLSVAPNPAAGTTTLAYALPTAATTTIVVQNLLGQTIRQLPAARQAAGPQTQALPLQGLAPGVYLVRLQADGQTQTARLLVQ